One region of Arvicola amphibius chromosome 3, mArvAmp1.2, whole genome shotgun sequence genomic DNA includes:
- the Ctsh gene encoding pro-cathepsin H yields MWAALSLLCAGAWLLSARATTELTVNAIEKFHFKSWMTQHQKTYSSVEYNYRLHTFANNWRKIQAHNQKNHTFKMGLNQFSDMSFAEIKRKYLWSEPQNCSATKGNYLRGTGPYPSSMDWRKKGNFVSAVKNQGSCGSCWTFSTTGALESAVAIATGKMLSLAEQQLVDCAQNFNNHGCQGGLPSQAFEYILYNKGIMGEDTYPYRGKDGHCKFNPKKAIAFVKDVANITLNDEKAMVEAVALHNPVSFAFEVTEDFTLYRKGIYSSTTCHQTPDKVNHAVLAVGYGEQDGVLYWIVKNSWGTQWGDKGYFLIERGKNMCGLAACASYPIPQV; encoded by the exons ATGTGGGCCGCGCTGTCGCTGCTCTGCGCCGGGGCATGGCTGCTGAGTGCCCGGGCCACCACCGAGCTGACCGTGAACGCCATAG AAAAGTTTCACTTTAAGTCATGGATGACACAG cacCAAAAGACGTACAGCTCAGTGGAGTACAACTACAGACTGCATACTTTTGCCAACAACTGGAGGAAGATACAAGCCCACAACCAGAAGAATCACACATTTAAAA TGGGATTGAACCAGTTTTCAGACATGAGCTTTGCTGAAATAAAACGCAAATATCTCTGGTCAGAGCCTCAG AATTGTTCAGCCACCAAAGGTAACTACCTCCGTGGTACTGGCCCCTACCCCTCCTCCATGGACTGGCGGAAGAAAGGAAACTTTGTCTCAGCAGTGAAAAATCAG GGGTCCTGTGGCAGCTGCTGGACCTTCTCCACCACGGGGGCCCTGGAGTCTGCTGTGGCTATCGCCACCGGGAAGATGCTGTCTTTG GCTGAGCAGCAGCTGGTGGACTGTGCCCAGAACTTCAACAATCATGGCTGCCAAGG AGGTCTCCCCAGCCAGGCCTTCGAGTACATCCTGTACAACAAGGGCATCATGGGAGAAGACACCTATCCTTACAGAGGCAAG GATGGTCACTGCAAGTTCAACCCCAAAAAAGCCATCGCATTTGTCAAGGATGTCGCCAACATCACACTC AATGACGAGAAGGCAATGGTGGAAGCTGTGGCACTCCACAACCCTGTGAGCTTTGCCTTTGAGGTGACTGAAGATTTTACGCTGTATCGAAAGGGCATTTACTCCAG CACTACCTGTCATCAAACTCCAGATAAGGTCAACCATGCAGTCCTGGCTGTTGGCTATGGAGAGCAGGATGGAGTACTCTACTGGATCGTGAAAAACTCTTGGGGTACCCAGTGGGGAGATAAAGG gTACTTTCTCATTGAGCGTGGGAAGAACATGTGTGGCCTGGCTGCCTGTGCCTCCTACCCCATCCCTCAGGTATAA